A single genomic interval of Perca fluviatilis chromosome 19, GENO_Pfluv_1.0, whole genome shotgun sequence harbors:
- the mcm8 gene encoding DNA helicase MCM8, translating to GGSAGGGGGGWRGGGGRGGGGGGSGNNPLSSQRVLFQATLDISCPYKGWALYFTEGFIESSPSVEKIKVFEKYFKRRFTVCAQDEIERQGSVLVDYADLTGDKTVREALPDLTTELKEQPEVILNCLGVAIHQVLTIDLEKQAAELQEEELPVATPIINIPHISARLYNYEPLTALRTLRASVFGRLVCVRGTVVRVSNIRPLCTRMAFRCLGCMHTQSLPLQHGKYATPTKCIQPDCRSRTFAPSRNSPFTHTVDWQIIKVQELMGGEQRETGRIPRTVECQLTSDLCDSCVPGDTVTVTGIVRVTSDGSSRGNKDQCMFLLYLEAISVSNTKGKQSKSGQGSLEDRSGGEEFSLKELYAIQEIQSQPDLLRLIVQSLCPVIYGHLLVKAALALVLFGGRQKHTGKNSVPVRGDPHILMVGDPGLGKSQMLQAVCNVAPRGIYVCGNSTSTTGLTVSLSRDAGTGDFALEAGALVLADQGLCCIDEFDKLGNQQQALLEAMEQQSVSLAKAGIVSSLPARTSVVAAANPIGGHYNRGKTVSENLKMGSALLSRFDVVFLLLDIPDESHDRHLSEHVMANRAGKGRTSSAIVTRANSDLETSILLEHSDMPLSERLQIPAGESVDPIPVCLLRKYISYARQYVHPSLSPEAAKILQDFYLSLRSQAHSADSTPITTRQLESLIRLTEARARLELRETATRSDAEDVVEIMKHSLADTYSDGLGNLDFERSQLGSGMSQRSVAKRLVNALHMHAQRTNQKQFDLQMLRSIANKLNIKVVDFEGLVSSLNEQGFLLKKGAKLYQLQTV from the exons GGAGGATCagcaggtggaggaggaggagggtggagaggaggtggtgggagaggaggaggaggaggaggatcagGAAACAATCCCCTCAGCAGCCAGAGAG TCCTTTTTCAGGCTACTCTAGATATATCGTGTCCGTACAAAGGATGGGCTCTCTACTTCACGGAAG GCTTCATAGAGAGCTCCCCTAGTGTGGAGAAGATCAAAGTGTTTGAGAAAtatt TTAAAAGGCGATTTACTGTTTGTGCACAGGATGAGATTGAGCGTCAGGGCAGTGTTCTTGTAGATTATGCAGACTTGACTGGAGACAAAACCGTACGTGAAGCACTTCCTGATCTGACCACAGAGCTGAAGGAGCAGCCAGAGGTGATACTCAACTGTTTGGGAGTGGCCATTCACCAG GTGTTGACTATAGATTTGGAGAAACAAGCTGCTGAGCTGCAAGAGGAAGAGCTTCCTGTCGCTACACCAATCATCAACATCCCCCACATTAGCGCCAG GCTGTATAACTACGAACCGCTGACTGCGTTGCGGACGTTACGTGCCAGTGTGTTTGGACGGCTGGTGTGTGTAAGGGGAACAGTGGTCAGAGTGAGCAACATCAGACCTCTGTGTACCAGGATGGCCTTCAGGTGCCTGggctgcatgcacacacagtcactGCCACTGCAGCATGGGAAATACGCTACACCTACCAAG TGTATCCAGCCGGACTGCCGCAGTCGTACCTTCGCCCCCAGCAGGAATTCCCCTTTTACTCATACTGTAGACTGGCAGATCATTAA GGTGCAGGAGTTGATGGGCGGAGAGCAGAGGGAGACTGGACGGATCCCGCGCACCGTGGAGTGTCAACTGACATCCGACCTCTGTGACAGCTGCGTCCCTGGAGACACAGTCACTGTGACAGGGATAGTTAGAGTTACCAGCGatg GTAGTTCCCGGGGGAATAAGGATCAGTGCATGTTCCTCCTCTACCTTGAAGCCATTTCAGTCAGCAATACTAAAG GTAAGCAGTCCAAGTCAGGTCAGGGATCACTTGAAGATCGTTCTGGGGGGGAGGAGTTCAGTCTGAAGGAGTTGTATGCCATCCAGGAGATCCAGTCACAGCCTGACCTTCTGAGACTTATAGTACA GTCTTTGTGTCCTGTCATCTACGGCCACCTG CTGGTGAAAGCTGCTCTAGCCTTGGTGTTGTTTGGAGGCCGACAGAAACACACTGGCAAGAACAGCGTCCCAGTTAGAGGAGACCCACACATCCTGATGGTGGGAGACCCTGGACTGGGGAAGAGTCAGATGTTGCAG gCAGTGTGTAATGTGGCTCCCAGAGGAATCTATGTATGTGGCAACAGCACAAGCACCACAG gactaACCGTGAGTTTATCTCGAGACGCTGGAACGGGGGATTTTGCTCTCGAGGCCGGAGCCTTGGTGCTGGCTGACCAAG GCCTGTGTTGCATTGATGAGTTTGATAAGTTGGGTAACCAGCAGCAGGCTCTGCTGGAAGCCATGGAGCAGCAGTCTGTGAGTCTGGCTAAGGCTGGAATAGTTTCCTCTCTGCCTGCGAGGACGTCAGTCGTAGCTGCTGCAAACCCCATTGGAGGACATTACAACAGAGGCAAGACTGTTTCTGAAAATCTGAA AATGGGTTCAGCACTTCTCTCTCGATTCGACgtcgtcttcctcctcctggACATACCAGATGAGTCACATGACCGCCATCTGTCAGAACACGTCATGGCAAACAGGGCAGGAAAAGGCAGAACCAGCAGCGCCATAGTTACCAGGGCTAACAGTGATTTAGAGACCTCAATCCTGCTAGAACACTCAGACATGCCGCTGTCTGAACGTTTGCAG ATCCCTGCAGGTGAAAGTGTAGACCCCATTCCAGTATGTTTGTTAAGGAAGTATATCAGCTACGCTCGCCAGTATGTCCATCCCTCGCTCTCTCCTGAAGCAGCAAAGATACTTCAGGACTTCTACCTGTCACTGAGATCTCAGGCACACTCCGCTGATTCCACACCCATCACCACACGACAACTCGAGTCTTTAATTAGACTAACTGAG gCAAGAGCCAGGCTGGAGCTCAGAGAGACGGCTACCCGCAGTGATGCTGAAGATGTGGTGGAAATCATGAAACACAG TCTGGCTGATACATATTCAGATGGGCTGGGCAATCTGGACTTTGAGCGCTCACAGCTTGGATCAGGCATGAGTCAGCGTAGCGTTGCAAAAAGACTGGTCAACGCACTGCACATGCATGCTCAGAGGACCAATCAGAAGCAGTTTGACCTACAGATGCTTCGATCTATCGCCAACAAACTGAACATAAAG GTGGTGGATTTTGAAGGTCTGGTGAGTTCCCTCAATGAACAGGGTTTCCTGCTGAAGAAAGGAGCTAAGCTGTACCAGCTGCAGACTGTCTGA
- the crls1 gene encoding cardiolipin synthase (CMP-forming) translates to MMIMMCFRRLSPPLCRNAANVRCLLSAQCAGVCRLEPASWRHRHTPVADCARLKQSPASGSWVFRVNGTDSRVACWSGILQQVKATPWHAQGTVLLHRGGHDRSVTSFKSLLSPKARGLCSGKTKETPDSSPAADRNEASPVPGEGLFKFKELYENPWTIPNFLCVCRILLAPYLGHLIIQQHFHLSLALFTLAGATDLLDGYIARRWPSQKSALGSALDPLADKILISILYVSLTYAELIPALLTALVISRDIGLIAAVFWVRYKTVPPPVTLSKFFNPCYTTAQLKPTLFSKVNTAIQLLLVASSLAAPVFQYTDHILLQGLWYVTAVTTAASGYSYWHYGRKTVQVLNTRSQ, encoded by the exons atgatgataatgatgtgtTTTCGGAGGCTTTCCCCGCCGTTGTGTCGCAACGCAGCAAATGTTCGCTGTCTGTTGTCTGCGCAGTGTGCGGGTGTGTGTCGGCTCGAGCCTGCGTCATGgcggcacagacacacacctgtcGCCGACTGCGCGAGGTTAAAACAGTCTCCGGCTAGCGGCTCGTGGGTCTTTAGAGTCAATGGGACGGACAGCCGCGTTGCGTGCTGGAGTGGGATCCTCCAGCAGGTGAAAGCGACACCCTGGCACGCGCAAGGAACCGTGCTTCTGCACCGGGGAGGTCACGACAGGTCGGTGACCAGCTTCAAGTCCCTGCTGTCCCCTAAAGCTCGTGGGCTTTGCAGCGGGAAGACCAAGGAGACGCCGGACAGCTCCCCCGCAGCGGACCGGAATGAAGCCAGTCCGGTACCGGGAGAGGGCCTCTTCAAGTTCAAAGAGCTG TATGAGAACCCGTGGACAATCCCCaacttcttgtgtgtgtgtcggattTTGCTGGCTCCATACTTGGGTCATCTGATCATCCAGCAGCACTTTCACCTCAGTCTCGCTTTGTTCACACTGGCTGGAGCAACTGACCTG TTGGATGGTTACATTGCCAGAAGGTGGCCAAGTCAAAAGTCGGCGTTGGGCAGCGCTCTCGACCCATTGGCTGACAAGATTCTTATCAGTATTTTGTATGTCAGTCTCACCTATGCTGAACTTATACCAG CTCTGCTGACAGCTCTAGTGATTTCCAGAGACATTGGTTTGATAGCTGCTGTCTTCTGGGTTAGATACAAGACTGTACCTCCACCG GTGACCCTTAGCAAGTTTTTTAACCCCTGCTACACCACAGCACAGCTCAAGCCCACACTCTTCAGCAAG gtgAACACAGCCATCCAGCTCCTTCTGGTTGCATCTTCTCTGGCTGCCCCAGTCTTTCAGTATACAGACCATATCCTGCTGCAGGGCTTATG GTATGTTACAGCGGTGACTACAGCGGCGTCAGGCTATAGCTACTGGCACTACGGCCGCAAGACTGTCCAGGTGCTAAACACCAGATCACAATGA